In Brassica napus cultivar Da-Ae chromosome C2, Da-Ae, whole genome shotgun sequence, the sequence ATGCTAAGAGTCTCGAGGTAGGAGTTGTGCTTTTAAAGAATCTAGCTTTGTGTCCTATCGTAAGAGATGTTGTTACCTCGGAAGGGTTTATCCCACGTTTGGTTCCAGTGTTGAGCTGTGGGGTTCTTGGTGTTAGAATCGCAGCTGCGGAAGCTGTTTCTTCGCTAGCGTTCAGCTCGAAAAGCAGAAAAGAGATTGGTGAAAGCGGATGCATCGGTGCATTGATTGACATGTTAGATGGTAAAGCTATGGAAGAGAAAGAAGCCGCTTCGAAAGCTCTGTCGACGTTATTGGTGTGCACAAGCAACAGAAAGATTTTCAAGAAGAGTGACAAGGGTGTACTTAGTCTTGTTCGGCTCTTGGACCCGAAGATTGCGAAATTGGATAAGAGATACACAGTCTCTGCGTTGGAACTGCTTGTAACTTCTAAGAAATGCAGGAAACAAGTCGTTGCTGCTGATGCTTGCTTGCATTTGCAAAAGCTTGTGGAGATGGATGTTGAAGGAGCTAAGAAACTGGCAGAGAATCTTGCTCGGAGTAAGATTTGGGGCGTCTTCGCAAGGCCATAAGAGACTGGATACGTTATTAACTTGTATGTAAGGAACACTGACGAATCTTGTCGTGTCGCTTTTCTCTATATGCTGTTTGATGATTGATTGTTCATAAGGTTTGGTTGATTGAAGTAGGGAGAGTTTAATTGTTGATTAGTTCTGTTGACAAAGAATAATCTCTGTAGAGTATGTAAtcgtctgtttttttttttcttggtgagCTAATCATATCAGAGTTTGATCTTTCACAACTTTTGTTCATGTCCTCTAAAACTTCAAGAACCTGGTCCTTTCTATCAAGTGTTTGATTGATTTATCTAAATCTAGGAACAGAATAATGCTTCTTcagtgtttgtgtttgtgtttgcaaTCTCAAACTGTTTTCTTGCATATTTGAGTTGGAATATGTCTTGTCTGAACATATCTCAAATAATGTTGGTCGGAAAGCACATggcatttgttttgtttattccTTTATTCACAAAtcttaaaacttattttttgttgACCCCGTATGATTGGTATACAGCTGTTAAGTTCTCAGAATTAGTCCAATGATTAAAATCACAAATCTGAAATCTTCACATTGCTTGGATTCATTTAGTTCACAAATGATGTAAAAAAAGTATTAAGTTATCTTCAGTTTATTTCTCTACAAATTGGGAGCAGATCAGTTACTGATCTTTCTTACATTTATATCGTTACATTTCCTGGAATAAATGTTCTTAGATCAAACAATAAAGAGAGCAAATGTGTTTATTTGAACGATGGGAGTGTTACCATCATGCTGATATTTACTTAATACTGTATAATGATTTGAGCTGCTGACTGATCAACCTGCTGCTGTGAATAGCTGATTGAAGCTCTAGATTATCTGACCACCATTGTTCTAACCCGTGAGCCTCGAGAAATTTTTGTTTCCCTTTGGACATCACGAAAAGCTTTGCTGCTGCTTGAGGAATAGTGTTCACAGCAGGACTACTGTTCTCCTTGTTGTTCACTTCTCTCTTCTCATTGACTCCATCCTGTTCAGTGTAGTGGCAGCAGATGTAGTCGCTGTCGTTCACATATAAATGAGGCACCCATTTCCTCAAATCCACTGAAGATTTCTGATTCTGCCCGTAGAAACTCGGTACCCAGTTCCTAAACCCTGAACCACTGCCAGGACTAGGAGGAGCCGTCTCTGCTTCATTACCATCTAGTATCAAAGGCTCGTTCTTTTGAGGAAGCATTGACATGAGTCTTCTCCAAGCAAACCCAGCTTTTTCACCTATATTTCTTAAGCTCATAGCGAGAGATACAGAAGGTGGATTGAACAAATGAGCATCCACAAATAGCCCTTCTTTAGCCAAGGCTTTACCAACCTGCAAAGCAAAACCAGCTCCTAAAGAATGACCGACAATACACACGTTGCTGCTCCCGTATCTCTTAGCTACCGACTGCAGCGCCTCGAGAGCCACGCTAAACCTCACCGAGCCTTTAAGGCTCTCCCAGGCTAGAAACCGGAGATCATCTTCGATGTCACGTCTCATTGTAAGGCTCTTTAGTATGGTTCCTCGGAGAGCGAGTACTGCTTTTGGTGCCCCGCTTGGTCTGATGACGACTAAATCAGACATCGCAGCTGCTCTGTCCCATTCGAGAACAGCTCCGAATATTGATCCGTCTCGCTCGTCGATCAGCGTCTGCGATAGCTTGTACTTGAAAGGAATCCACCATTTGGGCGCGAGAGCGTTTTGAGCGTTTCTGTTCTCTTGTCTGTCGAGTTCAAGTAAGTAAGCTGCTTGGATAAAGCATGCCATTACTGTTCTCTTGTAGTTCGGATCCTTCCTACATTCACACAAAATCAACCCAAAAAGGTTAAAACATTAGACATTTTCATACTCTAATCCGATTCatcaaaagtaaaaatacttgcagaactaaaaaaaaaagtagttatTTTTAGAAACTTCTCAGTTCTCTCACAGGACATGAAAGTTAATAACTTACACCATCTAAGTATAACATGTTCCAAGTTTCAAATGGTTTTGTCTAAAGCAACAAATTAagctaaacaaaaaaattcaaccaaCTCTGAGTTTGAATCTCTTCTGATCTGAGAaacattgtcttttttttttcttttttcttctaaaaactgTCGTTAACAACAAGGTAAGAACAGAAACTAGTTTCAGATGAAATAAGAGAGAGAGCAATCATACCAACTGGAACTGATGAGATCTCTCCAGTTAGGAGAAGCAACGTTTCTGGGTCCCGAGACGTGAAACGCGTAAGGGTGATGAGCGTCATCTTCCTTCACCACCACCCTCTTCGTCTTCGGAGTCGCCGGCGTAGTAGTAGCCGCCATTAACATCACTTCGGATTCAGTTTCCGTCATGTCTTCTTCCACAGCTCCACAATTCGCCATCAACATTCcctctctctgtttctttttctaCGCGACTAGAGAAtcagatcacaccctcttctcGGTGGGAATTTAACTTTGGAGATCAATGCAAGTTGGCAAATTGAAACCGAATCGGATTCGAGTTGAATTGTTTTCAAGCGTTGGAACTGGAAAAAGAACGTAAAGATAGATAAAAAGTTGCAAGTTTTTAGATTTGTGAATTAATTAGAAGGAAAAactttaattaatgattttgaaacGCCTGAGATTTGCGGATCTATCAAACGGTCATCTTGTTTTTGTTGTCGACTTTTAATACTAAATACCTTTTAAACCCTTAACGTTTTGTCGTGGAAGGTCTTTCCTGAAAGGGTAGAGTAGGTAAACGATAAACTTAGTTGAGTGGAAGCCAGAATGCAAGCGCTTCTGTTTCTTATCATAGACGGGGTTTGGGCCTGGGCATAAAATCCATAATCCATAAtccaaaatccgaaccgaacccgaaccaaaaaatCTGATCCGTACCCGgtccgaaatataaaaaatacccGAATAGATCTTGtaaggtggtacaaaacatatccgaacccgaaatcttactaaccgaacccgaatgggtaacccgaaaaaccgaaaaagtCAAAAAATCCGAAAAGATATCCGAAAAAACCGGTCCAAATGTCCAAACTAATATACAAtgtaattatatgaaacatgaatatatatttcaaatattcaatttcatatttattttgatatgatatctaacaataagtatttaaaatttaaataactactttaaatacttaattatatatgaataagtatatatttcttatgttttgcttttaaattttagatttcatttcgggtatatccgaaccgatccgatataaACCGAATCTGAATGATATATGGTTACTTTATGTgttctatgatgtgatacaaaatCGATTCGaacccgatgtgttatatccgaacccgacccgtacttgTAAATTTACAAGAATGGAACCTAGGAGATGTTATCAAAAAGAACcaaaatccgaaaaacccgatccgaacgccaacgggtacccgaatgtctAGGCCTAGACAGGGTCatctcaaattatattatggccctggtaaaaaaattaattatatattttaaaatataataaaataattttaaaagttaatggttttatctctatatatttaaaagtttctcttctaattataaactataaatttaagaATACATtacaaaattgaaaatttaaaccaaatttatgtatttacttTAGAAAAAAACAGGTGTGAGATTCTTTACTAGCTTTCTCGATCGATTTATCAATTAACCCAAAAGATTCAATAATTTTCAATTTGAAGGACAAAAAGATAACCGCAGCGAGGATCGACAAGAATAATAGTAGCAAAAGATCAAATAAAAATCACGGGGAATGGTGGTTTTGTGGCAAAAGAGACATCATTTTCTCCTCTTTCCTTATTTTCCTTTTCTCAAAGAAGGAATGTGTTGGGGGGGGGGTTGGATTCTGAAGATGGTCATTGTTTTATTTGGATCTGAAACAAGCTCTCTTTGCTGCTCGAACGATATCCTCTACCTGAGGAAGAGCCAATCTCTCTAGGTTAGCTGCGTAAGGCATTGGCACATCAGCTCCTGCTATCCTCTCCACCGGTGCATCCAAGTATGAAAAGCTCTCCTCTACTACAGACGCACTGATCCACCATAACACAAACATTAATCAATGATTCTGACAATAGAGATATCGTAATCCAAAATTGATTCGTTTCTAACCAGATTTCTGCACAGACTCCATGCTGAGGGAAACCTTCTTCAACTGTTACCAATCTACTTGTTTTTCTCACTGAAGCATTGATCGTTGCTCTGTCTAGCGGGCGGATTGACCGCAGATTTATTACCTAACCAtttaattaagaaaacaaaagtttttaaGAGGCTTACGTATCAGAAGTTTTAAGCAGAATCACTAGACACAAGACTCTTCATACCTCAGCACTTATTCCCTCTTCTGCGAGCTTCTCAGCTGCCTAGAATCAATCATGTACATTAATTTATTCAGAGACGGAACAATGATAAGCACCAATTTTGTCATCTAAGAGGTATATTTGAGCTATAGGCAGGTAACTAGCATTTTTTCTAATCTCAGTTTTGGTTACAGAAAGTGTTGCCGAATGCGGGAAAATGACAAACCTTGAGGGCAAAACCGACCATCTTCGAGAAAGTGGTTATTGTTACATCCTTTCCTTCTCGTTCAATCTGTTATAGCCCAAAACAACACTATGGGATCTAACTTACTAGATataaagacaaaaacaaaaaagaaggtGAGTGAAAGTACCTTGGCTTTTCCTATGGGAAGACAGAAACTTGAATCAAGTGCTTCTTCTGAAATTGGAAATGATTCACCATATCTGCATGATGGGTTTCGCATGAGGGCCTTACCTAAGTGAACTACATGACCAAATCTCAAATTAGGTAGACTACTTACAGTAACTCGTTTTCAAGGAAGACAACAGGGTCAGGGTCTCTAATGGCAGCTTTAAGAAGACCACGAGCATCTTCAGCTGAATATGGAGCGAGAACTTTCAACCCAGGAACTGAGGCGTACCATGCTGCGTAGCACtgcaaaatgtaaaaaaatttaggcCCTTCTCTGAGACACACAGTCATAGTTCGATGTGATCATTACCAGACTTAAGCAATAAAGTTGCACATCCTGTCCTAAGAACCTTGTTCTTAATCAATCATTTCAAAATGCCTAATTCATTTAGGGAAAGTTTGATCAAAGTTAAAGGCTTAAAGCCCGAGCCAGTTCCTTGATCTTATTGGATTATCATTTTAACAGAAGCCAAAGGTTATGTTTGAAAGAGtgaaaaatagcgattttaatTTGTGGAGGAAAAAGGTCTGTTGTACAGAAATTTTCGTTAGCATTTACCTGAGAATGCTGAGCACCAACACCAGCAGCAGCACCATTGGGTCCTCTAAAGACGATGGGTACATTTATCTGTCCAGCAGACATGTAATTTGACTTTGCAGCAGAATTTATGATATGATCAATTGCCTGAAACAAATTGCAATAGAGATCTTAGGATACATattgagattaaaaaaaaaaagaatgtctGTGCACTTCAGTGTCAATGATATGCCTGGAAACATATTTGCACCACAGTGCATGATCCCATAACGCAACAATGATGCCTACTAATCAAGTcaaggaaagaaaaataaaacgcTAACCTGCATAGAAAAGTTAAACGTCATAAATTCTACAACAGGCTTTAAGCCAGCATAGGCGGCACCAACTCCAATTCCAGTAAATCCAGCCtaaaacatgataaaaaaagATGTGTGTCAGAAATCTTCAGAGTCTAGTAACATGGACATAAGGATTTGTAATTGCAGTGCAAGAAAATGAAATAAGAAATCCAAACCTCGGTAATAGGGGTATCATAAACTCTCTCAGGACCATATTTCTCCAAAAGGCCTTTAGTGATCTGTGAGTACATAATAAACCTCCAGTATAATAAGATAATGGCCAAAACTATTAATTTCTGTAATGTTTTATCTTGTAATTCTAACCTTGTAGGCACCTTGATATTGTCCAAcctacaaaaaagaaaaaaagatacaaCCTGGAAACATCAATAAGTGCCAGATAATATCAATAATGTCAGCCTGCAACTAACCTCTTCACCCATGACAAAGACTTTAGGATCTGCAGACATTTCCTCATCGATTGCAGAATTAAGGGCATCTCTGACTGTCATCTAAACAAGGATTTGCACAGGAAAATGTAAGTGGTCTTAAAATGGCATGTACGAAGGAATAATATCTTCATTTTATATCATAACTAAAACTCACAACATATTAAGTTAGTGTGACTGTGAGTTCTCTAAAATCCACcgttttaaaatgaaaaaaacaccAGGAGAGAAAGCAAAGAGTCATTAACAGTTGTTACATGATTGATTTATCTTAGCATTTCGTCTATTTAATGACTATTGCTCACTCAGCCACCAGTGATCATCAATCAAGCAGCTTAGTAGAGAAATCAGCAGCTCTACAATACCTCTTTTGAACCAGCTGCGTAGCTCCTTGCGGAAACCAACCCGGATCGCATCCTTCTGAAAGACTGTTTCAAAACCCCATTTTCGAAAATCAGAATCCCAGATCAAAAGCAAAAGTGAGTAAAAGGCTCTTACCGAAGCAGAGAAGCCTCCATCGACGGCTCTTCTCCCCAAGATTCCCCACATTTTCTCGCTAACTGGAAAACAATAACCACTCTTCTCAGATCTTAGATCTAACAGACGAATCATAATCCGGGGAAGATAAATCCAAGGACCAAGTCGAGAAACAGAGTAGATCGATAATTTATTACCTTAGCTTTACAGCGCCGGCGAAAAGCGATCGGAGACGGCGgattcgagagagagagaagaagaagacaaactcaaagctgttttctttttcttttgtaacaaCAACAAAGCAGCACAAGAGAGATTTCAACTAGAGTAGGTCTCTTCTTCGTCAAATCACAGGAGCCATACGATTAGTAGGTCTCTTCTCACCAAATCACTGGAGCCGTACGATTAGTTTACTACCGATCATGATCATTTATGGTTGACATTCTCGGATTttactttttcctttttctttctcaaCTATATTATTCCATGgttgatgtttttttattataaaggtTATGACGACCCAACAACCATTATATGTTACTAAATGATGCTCATGatgaaatttataaaacaatactTATATTAACTAAAACACTGAATCATAAAAAATACAGTATATCATCCgttattttttcaatataaaatcaATCAGTAATTCCAAAAAATAAGATCTTCTTCTAAAGTAATCTTAGTTATTCTTTCTAGGGACTTTAATTTTGGTTTGTCTTTTTATCGCCTTTATGGTTGTTTGTTACGGATTCGTCCAAGATCAAGAAAAGAATTCAAGTGTTGAAAGTTTAAAGTTTCTTGGGTGCTTCAATGGTAGAGGTTCAAAAAGAGTAACAATGTCTGCGAAACAGGCCTGGCCCAATATAAATTGCAGCCTTCTAGTATCAAACCTGTCACTGTATAGACAGAGAAGCAATGCATAACCACTAGATTACATGTAACATTTGTACAATCCGACGCTCTTAAAATCTTGTTATAACTAGGGGCACAGTGTAGCATCCCCATCCCgcagtctgaactggatcagtcCAAGGTCGGACTGATCAGACGGGACATGCATGTTGGACATGTCATATGGATAGTACTGGTCAGGTTAAGACGATATTGTCTGTCCGAACATAGCAGTCAAGCTTGTCGGACTAAGCTGGAACGATTCAGACGAGGCAGCTGGACTTGTCATCTGAGATCAGTTAGTCAATGTGTGGACTGACTGGTATACGTTCTGACGGGAACATATACTGAGCTGAACATGAATTGATTAGCTAAGGAGAATGGCGGGATCAGTTACTGGAACGGTTACAAAGTAGTTACCGGAACAGTTACATGATGCTTCCAGGTGGTTACTGGACGGCTTAACAGACTGGGACGGTTTATGAACAGTTGAGTTCTGGAACCGCTAAGGCAGTTAAAGAGCAGTTGGAACTGCTGGGAGTTACTGGGAAACCGTCAAAGACGGTTACGGACTGATAAGGAACTGTCCGAGAGCGGTTACTGACGGTTTTGGGGTGGGTACTGTCCAACCACTGATTTAATCTGATTTTCACGGATCATAAGAGGGACATCTCTTCTGGAGACGGTTCTGAAGAGACaacaggagagagagagcggagagaaaaggaaaactgCCAGGACGGTTACTGGGAGCAGTTAGGACGGTTGGGAAGAGGAGAAACCGTCCAGAACTTCCTTTTTATTCTGAACTTTGAGGACTGATGGGGGACACGGGTTCTGATACAGACAACAAATaacagaacagagagagagagacaagaaaACTGATGGAGAGAGACGAAGATCACCGGAAAGGATCGTTCGGATTCTGATCCGACTGTCCTAGAGCCGAGCGATGGTGTGTTCGGTGTGGTCTGAGTCGTGTCAGACGGACTGAAGATGGAACGATGGTTCTCGATGTAGTTACTGCGGTATATGGTGGTTACAGTCCATGGGACGGTGCGCAAGCCGCGGGAAAGGGACCGCTGGCTTAATCTGTGCAGTCATtgttgtgtactgatggatcgCGACGCATACTAGAGCCTGCGGTGGTTAAGATCGAGATGCACTGGTCGCGGGCCTGGAGACAGCGTACCTGTTGGGTTCGATGTCCTGATCTGAACAATCCCGATCGGATACTGTGTACGGATTGGGTGTGGTCTGTGTGCGACAGCATATGCTATCAGTCTGTTCTGATGAACTGAAGGAAGGATCGGATACTGTGCTTGGAACGATCCTAGCCATGGAGAGATGCGGTACTGAAGTGATCGGTTTGATTGGATCGTTGGAGGCGATCGGGACCAACGACATACTGAAGGAGGATCGACTGGAAATAGGATCGAGTTTGCTGATGCGTGTGGCACAAGAGGGCGTGTTACTGATACTGGAATGACTGAGGAGCAGGATGGCAGTGGGGAGAACTGATTGGATCGAGGGCTGTGGAGCCGACTGTGTACTGACTGATCCGGATGTGATCAGGGACTGGTTCTGGGGCGCTAAGCATGGCTAGCATACTGTCTGTTCAGGATGGCTGGTTGGAGACCAAGCCGTCTCTCTTTGTTTACTTGGGTcatgtggggatggttggctgagtgACTAAGGAACAAGGGGATTCGGTTAAGTATCTGATCGAGCTGGCTGGATAAGACGGATGGGAAGCATGGAGACATCAAGGACGGAACGTGGAGGAACCATGAGTCAAACAAGGACCAAGGCAGTAAGGTACATGTTTATTATACTGTCAGTCTTAGTGATTTGCGAGGATGCTGGTTAGGCTTAGTGAACACTGGGGACTGATCTGAACCTCATAGAGGAAaactgtaataaaaaaaattgcaagTTAGGGAAAAATCGGGTATGGATCACGTTTGATCGAGGGGAGTGAACTGGGGTCGTACTGGCGGTAAGGAAACCGGGTCGGGGccttacaagtggtatcagagcgattACGGTTTTAGGACAGAGTTCGAAGGATTATTCAAGATTTATCTAGACCGAACAGACGTAGAAAATGCTAAGCGCGAGCATTGGACAACTGACGAGAGACTTGATCTTGGGAGTGATCAAGTCGGACTTACACTTTGTATGGGCAAATGTAAGTTAGAAGTTTAACTGGAAAGAAACTGGAGATAAGATCATTGATGAATGATTGGATTGGTTGAATGAAGTCTGAGTTAAAGATCATTTGGGGAATGATCGGATTGCTTAAGGTGTTCTCGATTACTCAAGAGAGTTATCCAATAAATTTTTCTAAGTGTTGGAAACAACAGAGAGGTTTACTTAAGTCAATGGATCCGGATTCTGAAGTGAAGAAACAGGAAGGATTGACTAAGAGATTTCTGAAGCTTAAGGAAGGTTAAGCAGACTGGAATCAAGAAGAACCAAGCTGTTCGAGAAAGCGAAAGATGATTAAAAAATGTCAAAGAAAGACAATGAACTGTCAAGGACAATGATGTCGGATATGGAGCCAAGGAGCTGACGAGTTTAATTCTGTATGGACAAGACGTCCGTAACTGGATCTGAAAGGGGGACTTCAGACGGAAGGCCTTCAAGGCAAGATAGCCAAGTGGATGAGCCGGATGTTGTAAACGAGAACTGAGTTGGACAGGTGGTCTGAGAATTGAGATAGTATCTCAATGAACGGGTTAAGGACGGGTTAAGACAATGGATGGTTTGCTAAGAGATAACCTGAAAGAGTCAGGAAATTGGAAAACTGAATTGGACTAGTCGTCCATGGAAGAGCCTAAGGACTAATGGCCAAGGCACTGATGCTGGAATGTGAACTACGGAGACTTACATTTGAATGGAACGTCTGTTGAGAATGCTTAGACGGATTCTAAGGTTTTCAAGGTAATGGACAAGCTGGTCCGGGAAAATGGAACTGGAAGTTTCATAAAAAGATTTTTGGAAAAATCTGAGTGA encodes:
- the LOC106361171 gene encoding GDSL esterase/lipase At4g10955-like: MLMANCGAVEEDMTETESEVMLMAATTTPATPKTKRVVVKEDDAHHPYAFHVSGPRNVASPNWRDLISSSWKDPNYKRTVMACFIQAAYLLELDRQENRNAQNALAPKWWIPFKYKLSQTLIDERDGSIFGAVLEWDRAAAMSDLVVIRPSGAPKAVLALRGTILKSLTMRRDIEDDLRFLAWESLKGSVRFSVALEALQSVAKRYGSSNVCIVGHSLGAGFALQVGKALAKEGLFVDAHLFNPPSVSLAMSLRNIGEKAGFAWRRLMSMLPQKNEPLILDGNEAETAPPSPGSGSGFRNWVPSFYGQNQKSSVDLRKWVPHLYVNDSDYICCHYTEQDGVNEKREVNNKENSSPAVNTIPQAAAKLFVMSKGKQKFLEAHGLEQWWSDNLELQSAIHSSRLISQQLKSLYSIK
- the LOC106361169 gene encoding pyruvate dehydrogenase E1 component subunit beta-1, mitochondrial; its protein translation is MWGILGRRAVDGGFSASSFRRMRSGLVSARSYAAGSKEMTVRDALNSAIDEEMSADPKVFVMGEEVGQYQGAYKITKGLLEKYGPERVYDTPITEAGFTGIGVGAAYAGLKPVVEFMTFNFSMQAIDHIINSAAKSNYMSAGQINVPIVFRGPNGAAAGVGAQHSQCYAAWYASVPGLKVLAPYSAEDARGLLKAAIRDPDPVVFLENELLYGESFPISEEALDSSFCLPIGKAKIEREGKDVTITTFSKMVGFALKAAEKLAEEGISAEVINLRSIRPLDRATINASVRKTSRLVTVEEGFPQHGVCAEICASVVEESFSYLDAPVERIAGADVPMPYAANLERLALPQVEDIVRAAKRACFRSK